The genomic region TCAGAGCAGCATCATGATGCTCAAAGGAAGAGAAGAGGGGGTCACTGGAGGAAGAGATCGAGATGGCGATGGTTGATGCTGGAGGCAGGGAAGAATACATAGGTGCTGGCGATTTATAGTGAGTCGGACAAAGTCCTTTGGCAGGAACATAGAGTGGAGCGAGGGGAAGCTCTAGGGCAAGGTCTTTAACACAAGAGGGGGGTGTTGGCCGAGCGGGCGAAGAACTAGAGCGCCGGCGGCATAAACTGAGTGTCGACTGTTCTCGTCGCATAGGAGAAGAGAGGGGCTGCGGCTGACGAAAGGGCCCCATTGGTCAAATACGGCCTTAATCGTGTTCATGTGTGCGAATGAGCTTAGAAAATTAGCTAGAGATTATTTTTGAACGGTTTGGGATAGATCCGGTTTAGTGAACCAGAAAAAGTTCAGGGTGTTATGCGAACAATCCATTTTCTTCAGGGGAGTAAAATGGCCTTTTTGTTTTATTAAACATATACTTCTATAGTATTTTTCatatacattgtacatttttttaCACATCATGAACAATTTTTATATACACTTTTAACATTTTACAAACTCATAATTAACATTTTATCCACACACAGTGTACATATTTTGTATACATAGGAACTTATTTTATATACgtgtttaaaaaaattaaatacatGATTTCACATTTTATTAAACATATATTTGTGTGTCTACTGTTTTTTGAATCATATTGAATATATTTTTATACATTAGGAACTATTTTTATATATAcgttgaacattttccaaattcatgattttttttaaacataTAACTTTAATGTCTATTTTATCCATACATATTGTGCATTTTTTTAAACGTGAGGAATCTTTTTATATATACACTTTTAACATTTTCCAAACACAtgatttaacattttttaaacatatattttttgaTGTCTACCTTTTCCATAAACAATTTTTTTTTGTTACATCAGAGAAAAAACATtatatacacattgaacattttttatcTCGATATATGTTTTTATGTCTATTTTATACATACACATTTAAAAAAATAGTATACATCAGAAACATATTTTTATCTCGATCGAAGTACGGAGGTCGGAATAAATAGAATAATGATCAATGGAAAAAAAATCCTTTAGCTGGATAAGGGGCGGATGTAGCCAAGTGGATCAAGGCAGTGTATTGTGAATCTATACACGTTTAACAATTTCCAAACATTTGCTAGAACTTAtatatttttttctaattttttcataAACAATCTATATGTTTTTATACATCAGAAACATTCTTCATTTGCACGTTTAATAtttccaaatacatgattaatattttcttATGTATTTTTTTTCATACACCGTGTACATTTTGTGTACACAGTTGGAACATATTTATATATGTGTTTaagttttttcaaatacatgatttaaTACTTTCTTAAAACATATATTTTTATGTCTGATTTGTCCATACACGTTGTAAAAAAATTGTACGTTAGGAACCTTTTTTACATACATAATttcattttctaaatacatgattaatTTTTTTGGATAATATAATATTTTTAGAAAATATTTTTATGGATATTATTGCAGGATAAGTTGTACATATTTGTCTACACATTTTGCATTTTCACAAATATGTTATTAACATTTTTCTATTATATATTGTAATGATTACTTTTTTTATAAATGTCGAACATTTGTCGCATACATTTGGAACATTTCTGTATACATGTTTAAAACTTAAATAATTAATATTTGCGagatatattttttatgtctactttttcaAAATTATCATATATCTTTCTTATACATTCTTCGTATACATCagaaatattttttctatacacatctaATTTTATTTCACATGTTTAACATTCTTTAAATATTTTTGTAAAGTGTTTTTTATAATAaatgtatttaaaaaatgaaagcataaaaattataaaaataaacgAAACCAAAAACAATAGTTAAAAACAGAAAAATAACCAGCACGCTGGCCGGACGAGCCTGGCGCTGTCTTTAGGCGAGACTAGTTTCTGTCTCGCATGGAGCGAGACATAGCTTAGCCCAGGGCCCCAGACTATCTGGCGGTTTCTGGCGTTCCGCGCTTTCTTGGCTGGGGATGTCACTTTGCTGTTTTGTGGGGTCGTTCTGGCGGTCCGGTAGGTAGGCCCCCGAGGGTTGGGCCTCGCTGAGCTTGAGCCGCGGCTGGCCCTGCCTTCTGTCGGTTTGGGTTTTCGTGCGGCTTCGACGGTGCACTGCACCAGAGAACAAAAACGCATGCGCGCGCGCCAGCCAAACCGACATGCCAATCCTCACGGCAGCATGCAGACGCCACGTACCCGCCACGCGCGCGCGCACAGCCCACCCACGCTGCCACCAACGCATGAACACGAACCACGCACCGCCTTGCAACGAACGATAAAGGCCTCCGTCACCACCCAGTTCGAGCCAGAAAGAAAGAGCACACATGGCGCACacgacgcagcaggagcgggacgcGACGACGAGGGAGCTGCTGCGGCAGCTGGTGGTGCTCAAGAGCACGGCGCGCACGCCGGTGCAGCAGGCGATATCCCGGGAGCTGCTGCAGCCGCTGCTGGAGTTTCACCCGCTGCTCGCCAGGACGACGGCGGTGATCAAGAGGGGCGCCGCGGCGGTGGCGCGCGAGCAGGGTAAGCAAGTCCTCGCTTTCAGATTCCTCTGTTCCCTGATCGGTTCATTCTTATCTTATTAATCTATGCATGTGCGTTGTGCATTGTGCGTCCAGAGCTGCTGGCGGAGCTGGGGATGGCGATGCAGCTGCCGGAGTCGGCGTCGGTGCCGGAGCTCCGCGCTCGCCTGCTCAGGGAGGCCCGGCTCGCCGCCGTGGAGGCCGAGCTCGCCCTCAGGGAGACCAAGCTCGCGCTCAGGGAGTCGGAGACGCGGCTTGATTTCTTGGAATCTGTCCTTGAGTCCTGGGAAAGAAGGACCGACCCGGGAAGAACAGGAGAAAGCACCATTAGCCGCTACTAGGTAGTTCAGACATTGAGCGGGAGTCTGAACATAGGACGTAGCAACAGCAGAAGCTAGTGTTAGATCCAtccttcctttttttttctttttttgttgttgagaTGTAATGGAATGGAAACATCCCTCAATGTCATAATAAGGGAGCACCTAGTGAACAGTTAGCTGAAAAGTAGAACGAGTTCCAGTCGATTTTAACCGCAGTGGCCCGAGCTGTTGGGGATGTCAGCAGTGGTCGTCCCATTTTGTTCCTCCTCTTAGCTATCTTCCCCAGCGGATCGACGACACAATTTCCGTTCTCGGACTGAATAACAAATGTGCATATATAAAAATAAAATCCTAGTGAGACCTTTGTATGCTAGTATGCCTCGTCCCGACGATTTAGGCCTCTTTGAATTCACAGGATTCTAAAAAcgcggtgagggagtcccggattagggggtatccggatagccggactaccatcatcggccgaactatcatcggccggactatcatcatcgaccggactccaagactatgaagatacaagattgaagacttcgccccgtgtccggatgggactttccttggcgtggaaggcaagcttggcgatacggatacgtagatctcctatcattgtaaccgactctatgtaaccctagccctctccggtgtctatataaaccggatggctctagtccgtaggacacaacaacaacaaccattataatcataccataggctagcttctagggtttagcctccttgatctcgtggtagatccactcttgtaaacatccacaatatcaatatcatatcaatatcaatcaagcaggacgtagggttttaccaccatcaagagggcccgaacctgggtaaaacatcgtgtcccttgtctcctgttaccatccgcctagacgcacagttcgggaccccctacccgagatccgccggttttgacaccgatattgatgcttttattgagagttcctctgtgccgtcaccgataggaaggatgcctcttcccgtcttcaaggacggcatcttcgccgatggagccttggccgccggccaaactatccggctaggaggttttcttatgacctcctgtccggccaccgcttcaacgatgacctctcgtgtcatcgagagcaatcttcacgtcaactcggaattcgccgagcaattagatccagcagagctctcgtctgtaaatgaactcttggatcggatcgccgccctgggagtcgctacagactacaatcggatcgggcttaaaaccgatctgagagagattaactctccccaggttacccaccacgtcacggtggtagaggaacatcgcgacgatccttctcccatattgaaaactagtcgtgtccgggctaccgaaccctccctgccggattcccgcggaggagcggattccgatcaagcactgaacataaagtcaggcatcggaccgaaatcgttggacaacgttccactttccaagcttccaaattcggaaacttctcggcccttgagcctcgagatgggcagggtcccagactcaattaggcccgcccgtccagatatatgcgatctatctctaatccggcaagagccagccgaaacagtacatcattactgggccagattcctcctggtcatggaccggataaaggacttccgagaggaaaacgcaatctcgatcttttgcaacaattgcacggacaggggaatcttgaacgccgtcagccatcgtgaaatcacacatttcgccgacttggcatccatagtgcgaaagtattgtgccatagaaagtttccggaaaaccgaagataggttttgggataatccggccctgaacatagccccagtccgcaacaaaagggtgcattacactcaggcaccaagtacaagaaccaaaaaacagaagccccttaaagggaacggaaccgtactggagggatggctcagcaaaccctgtacaattcacagtaccaagggcgccacccctgcacatagccttcgtgcatgttagatattacggcaggtggccaaaagtggcgaggagcttctagccccgcgaaaccacaccaacaataccggtacggtatcaacagtcttcgagactttcgcatcaaacaatatgcggaaacgaacgatccacagccttgccgaagtctaccaagtagcaacaacaaatccttggagcgacgcggccatcaccttcaacgccagcgacgaacccaaattccgaacagcccgagcaccagccgcattggtcctcagtccaatagtggacggctttcgacttaccaaggtactcatggatggcggcagcggattgaacctcatttacgaggaaactcttcaaaaaatggaaatagactggagccgcattgagcgaagcagcacaaccttcagaggaataatccctagcctgGAAGCatgctgcaccggaaaaatcacactcgatgtggtgttcggctcgccagacaattacaggtccgaagaaatcacgttccaagtggccccgcccagcagcggataccacgctatattaggacgagaggcattcacaattttccaagccgtacctcattacgggtacatgaagctcaaaatgcctgggcccggcgggataatcactctcgttagtgatccggacatagcactccacgccgaaaacaaaacagccgcattagccctggaggcactatccgaagccctagcggcagaggaactcaccgcgctgcgcgctacggtgcacagagacgacgtgatactcgataagagatccaaatccacctcctttaaaccagcggacgaaattataaaattccaggtccacccagcggacccgacaaagacgggctccatcggggcacagttgaaccctgatttAGACACcgcgctgcgagaattccttcgggaaaattgggacattttcgcctggcatccttcagatatgccaggaatccctcgcaggctggcagagcatagcctaaacatcctaaaaggattcaagcccgtcaaaCAGGcacttcgacgattttccgaacccaaaagacaggcaatgggagaagaactagccaaactattggaagccggattcatcagagacatcaaacatccggattggctagcaaacctggtaatcgtaccaaagaaggaaagatcctggcgcctatgtgtcgatttcaaagacctaaataaagcctgcccaaaggatcccttccccctcccccgcatcgaccaaatcatcgatgccactgcagggcacgattcattgtgcttcctggacgcatactccggctatcatcagatcaagatggcagaagcagatcaagccgcaacggcgttcattactccatatggaccattctgcttcaacacgatgccctttggacttaaaaacgccggcgcaacatatcagcgcatgatgcagacatgtctggctacccagatcggcaaaacagtagaggcatacgtagacgacgtagtcgtcaaaaccaaacacgtcgaaactctagtagacgacttgagggtcacattcgacaacctccgagcatatgacatcaagctgaatccggaaaaattcgttttcggcataccagccggaaagctcttgggcttcattgtatccggtagaggaattgaagcaaatccggccaaaatccgagccctaccacagttggatattccaaaaaacctcaaacagatccagaaattgactggatgcgtggcggctctcagccgctttatctcccgcctaggagaaaaggcattgcccctctatcgcctcctcaggcacaccgaacacttcgagtggacggatgctgccactgccggactcgaagaaataaaggccatattggcaacgaatccggtcctggctgcgcccaacctgggcgaacctatgttgttatacatcacggcaacacatcaagtagtaagcgcggtgctcgtcgtagaacgagagacagaagggcataaattccctcttcaaaaaccagtgtactacgtatccactgttttaaccccctgcaagtcccgttacccgcactatcaaaagatagcgtatgcggtgttcatggcatcccggaagctccgacactactttcaagagtgttcgataatagtggcctccgaagtacccctaaatgacattataaataaccgcgacgcaacgggcaggattgcaaaatgggccattgagctcttaccattcgacataacttacaaaccccggcgagctataaagtcgcaagttttgcctaactttgtcgctgagtggactgaagccgaactccctaaagagtacggcgcatactccaattggattatgcatttcgacggctccaaaatgttggccggattgggggctggcattgtactaacgtccccaaccggggacagagtccaatacgtacttcagataatgtacacggacttcaacaatgcagccgaatacgaggccctcttacatggcctccggatggcaatctccatgggcatccaatgcctagaggtgcgcggggactcaaacctcgcaatatcccaagtaaatggagactttgacgccaaggatccaaaaatggcagcctatcacaacgccgtccttaaaatgtcagctcggttcgaaggacttgaattccaccacgtagccagagataataaccaagcggccgacgtattggcacgcatcggcgcaaaacgtgatgctgtccctccaaatatcttcctggaacggctgttcaagccatccgtactatgggaagaggagtccggaaataacaaaccggaggcagccacagagcaatctgacataaccggcgatcAAGCCGATGAAACAACACCCTCagctcacgacataatggcagtaatcgccccatggacagagtcgttcctagcctacttgcttaggcaggaactcctcgaagaccataatgaggctcgctgcatagtccggcaatctaaagcctacaaggtccatgagggagaactctataagaaaagcacaaccggagtccttcaaaggtgtatcttcgaagaggaagggcgagaccttctggctgaaattcacaccggactaggcggacaccacgccgcagcccgggcccttgtaggaaaggcattccgtacaggattttattggccgacggcccgggcagatgctaaggacttagtccaaagatgcgtcggttgtcagctctttgctaatcagagccacatgccacccaccgccctcaaaactatacccattacctggttgttcgcggtctgggggcttgacatgattggaccacttaaagggggaacccgcaagcaaaggtacctattggtcatggtggataaattcaccaaatggatagaggccaagccagttaaaacggcagagtctggaccagtgatagactttatatccggggtagtacaccgttatggtgtcccccacagcatcatcaccgataacggcacgaacttcacggccgatgaggttaaatcatggtgcaaaaatatgggcatcaagctcgattacactttagtctatcatcctcaaaccaacggtcaagtggaacgagcaaatggtctaataatgagcggcatcaaatccagactagtgcggtcccttacgaaatctgacacgcactgggtagaggagctcgactccgtactctgggggctgcggacaacgcctaaccgtactaccggattcacaccattttttatggtatacggcgcagaagcagttttgccctgcgacatcattcatgactcacctcgagtgcgcatgtatgaataaagagaagccgagttggatcggcaggaaaGCTTGGACGCgctggaggaagaacgcgacgtcgccaagtgtaacaccctcgattcaatcgtacactaatcatacacgcaaatgtgtacgatcaagatcaaggactcacgggaagatatcacaacacaactctagacacaaatta from Triticum aestivum cultivar Chinese Spring chromosome 4A, IWGSC CS RefSeq v2.1, whole genome shotgun sequence harbors:
- the LOC123082989 gene encoding uncharacterized protein, with the translated sequence MAHTTQQERDATTRELLRQLVVLKSTARTPVQQAISRELLQPLLEFHPLLARTTAVIKRGAAAVAREQELLAELGMAMQLPESASVPELRARLLREARLAAVEAELALRETKLALRESETRLDFLESVLESWERRTDPGRTGESTISRY